In Ictalurus furcatus strain D&B chromosome 23, Billie_1.0, whole genome shotgun sequence, a single window of DNA contains:
- the LOC128599804 gene encoding C-C motif chemokine 3-like: MAMFKFPTGTFLFILILSAFIMDTETARCCFSYTRRPVRCGRLQGYYIQEINRSCDIRAIIFQTKDGRFICADPKMEWTQERIMCLWEKAGMVE, from the exons ATGGCCATGTTTAAGTTTCCCACTGGGACATTTCTGTTCATCCTTATCCTCAGTGCCTTCATCATGGACACAGAAACTG CACGATGCTGCTTTTCCTACACTCGGAGGCCTGTACGCTGCGGCCGGCTGCAAGGCTACTACATCCAGGAAATCAACAGAAGCTGCGACATCAGAGCTATAAT TTTTCAGACCAAGGATGGGCGATTCATCTGCGCTGATCCCAAAATGGAATGGACTCAAGAGAGGATCATGTGCCTGTG GGAAAAGGCTGGAATGGTGGAATGA
- the LOC128599770 gene encoding eotaxin-like encodes MWESPRRYGLKKRRSVRDTCTVHLPRKRKREREIDRQRETERGKNGYNIMTMVKISSRTFLFIIILSAFIMDTETARCCFSYTQRPIRCSQLKGYTIQEIIGNCDIRAIIFEARHGKFVCADPKMRWTQDRVTCLRKKAAVMGKSGTLN; translated from the exons ATGTGGGAAAGTCCCAGGAGATATGGTTTAAAAAAGAGGCGCTCTGTGAGAGACACATGCACTGTTCATCTaccaagaaagagaaaaagagagagagagatagacagacagagagagacagagagagggaaaaacgGATATAATATAATGACTATGGTTAAGATTTCTAGTAggacatttctgttcatcatcatcctcagtGCCTTCATCATGGACACAGAAACAG CACGATGCTGCTTTTCTTACACCCAGAGGCCCATTCGCTGCAGCCAGCTGAAAGGTTACACCATCCAGGAAATCATCGGAAACTGTGACATCAGAGCTATAAT atttgaggCCCGACACGGTAAATTTGTCTGCGCTGATCCGAAGATGAGATGGACTCAGGACAGAGTCACATGCCTACG gaagAAGGCTGCAGTAATGGGGAAGTCTGGGACACTGAACTGA